Proteins found in one Panicum hallii strain FIL2 chromosome 4, PHallii_v3.1, whole genome shotgun sequence genomic segment:
- the LOC112890615 gene encoding uncharacterized protein LOC112890615, whose translation MRAIVENKDRPDHPPRGHLTIICFVCGLLHLLRQRRRREAVESVTAFQNQLLNLHNAGAGIFSSIYVVATSVICLLLTSPAWFPRLCSLLTFFFLTILSDLVTAFPFSPKCLFFVGNLIVAFLVGEPRRDDDQPSLVNEIHEEHVKRNMAMVAKATTEAVVVADHSASVGVVGLGEEVEVKEEEGEEEELHKRVEDFIARVKKQRKLEAKSFFDVDR comes from the exons ATGCGCGCAATCGTGGAGAACAAAGATAGGCCCGAccatcctcctcgtggccaTCTGACGATCATCTGCTTCGTCTGCGGGCTGCTGCACCTGCTGCGTCAGCGCCGCCGGCGGGAGGCCGTGGAGAGCGTCACGGCGTTCCAGAATCAGCTGCTCAACCTGCACAACGCCGGCGCG GGTATTTTCTCTTCAATCTATGTAGTGGCCACCTCTGTCATCTGCCTGCTGCTCACTAGCCCTGCTTGGTTTCCTAGGCTGTGCTCACTCCtcaccttcttcttcctcaccaTCCTCTCTGACTTGGTCACAGCCTTCCCGTTCAGCCCCAAGTGCCTCTTCTTCGTCGGCAACCTCATCGTCGCCTTCCTGGTTGGCGAACCTAGGAGGGACGACGATCAGCCTTCCTTGGTGAATGAGATACACGAGGAGCACGTGAAGAGGAACATGGCAATGGTCGCGAAGGCAACAACTGAAGCGGTGGTGGTGGCTGACCACAGCGCTTCTGTAGGAGTGGTGGGGCTAGGGGAGGAAGTGGAGGTAaaggaagaggaaggggaagaggaGGAGCTGCACAAGAGAGTGGAGGACTTCATTGCAAGGGTGAAGAAGCAAAGGAAGCTGGAGGCCAAGAGCTTCTTCGACGTTGATCGATAA
- the LOC112889875 gene encoding uncharacterized WD repeat-containing protein C17D11.16-like — protein MEDDSLKGMISAISWVPRGAAKNVPVVAEPPTQEEIDAAIKTMALGGGGGSDAEEDDDAGTMDLDGAEAETEKEELDEAARAKAVAKALAKGTSKVDDVADELQELNMDAYDDEEEGIEIFSSGMGDLYYPSNDMDPYLKNNDDDDDDDDEEIEDKMIKPTDYLIVCAHSDEDIFSLQVNILEETEDGEQNMFVHHDVPLPDFPLCTAWMDFNLKGGDKGNFIAVGTMDPAIEIWDLDMVDEVQPHMVLGGFSKKKKKAKGKKGKKYKKGSHRSSVLGLAWNKEVRNVLASASADTTVKIWDLAVGKCAVTLEHHDDKVQSVAWCPQSPEVLLSGSFDKTVAMNDMKDGGQSCHKWSVEADVESLAWDPHNEHSFVVSLENGMVQAFDKRTVSSSSSGRSTYTLHAHEKAVSSISFSPSTPNFLATGSTDKMVKLWDLSNNQPSCIASLNPKLGAIFSVSFSHDNPFWLACGGSKGKLKVWDTLTEPAVAKKFSRQK, from the exons ATGGAGGACGACTCGCTCAAGGGGATGATCTCCGCGATTTCCTGGGTGCCCAGGGGCGCCGCGAAGAACGTCCCCGTCGTCGCCGAGCCGCCCACGCAGGAGGAGATCGACGCGGCCATCAAGACCATGGCCTTGGGCGGAGG CGGCGGGAGCGACGCCGAGGAGGACGATGATGCTGGCACCATGGACCTCGACGGTGCCGAGGCCGAGACCGAGAAGGAGGAGCTTGATGAGGCCGCCCGGGCCAAGGCTGTCGCCAAGGCGCTTGCCAAGGGCACCAGTAAGGTGGACGACGTCGCTGACGAGCTCCAAGAGCTCAACATGGACGCTTACGACGACGAGGAAGAAG GTATTGAGATTTTCAGCTCCGGAATGGGGGACCTGTACTATCCCAGCAATGATATGGACCCTTACCTCAAGAACAATGAC gatgatgacgatgatgacgaTGAGGAGATTGAAGATAAGATGATCAAGCCGACCGATTATCTTATTGTTTGTGCACACAGCGACGAAGATATCTTTTCTCTTCAG GTCAACATACTTGAAGAAACAGAGGACGGTGAGCAAAATATGTTTGTGCATCATGATGTTCCTCTCCCTGATTTTCCGCTCTGCACTGCTTGGATGGATTTTAATCTGAAGGGTGGTGACAAAG GGAATTTTATTGCTGTTGGAACCATGGATCCTGCCATCGAAATATGGGACTTGGATATG GTTGATGAGGTGCAACCCCACATGGTTTTAGGAggattttcaaaaaaaaagaaaaaggcaaAGGGCAAAAAG GGGAAAAAGTATAAGAAGGGAAGTCATAGAAGTTCTGTGCTTGGTCTTGCATGGAACAAAGAAGTCAG GAACGTTCTAGCTAGTGCAAGTGCAGACACAACTGTTAAAATTTGGGATTTAGCTGTTGGCAAATGTGCAGTCACACTTGAACATCATGATGACAAG GTTCAATCAGTTGCTTGGTGCCCACAGTCACCTGAAGTTCTTCTGAGTGGATCATTTGATAAAACAGTTGCCATG AATGATATGAAAGATGGTGGACAGAGTTGCCATAAATGGTCTGTTGAAGCAGATGTGGAAAGTTTAGCTTGGGATCCACACAATGAACATTCATTTGTG GTAAGTCTTGAAAATGGGATGGTTCAAGCATTTGATAAGCGAACAGTTTCATCAAGTTCTTCTGGCCGATCCACATATACTCTTCATGCACACGAAAAGGCTGTTTCATCCATCTCCTTCAGCCCGTCTACCCCTAAT TTTCTTGCAACAGGCTCGACTGATAAAATG GTGAAACTCTGGGATTTATCAAACAACCAGCCATCATGCATTGCGTCTCTGAATCCAAAGCTT GGAGCTATTTTTTCAGTATCATTTTCACATGACAATCCCTTCTGGTTAGCCTGTGGAGGATCCAAAGGCAAACTAAAA GTCTGGGACACACTAACGGAGCCAGCGGTAGCTAAAAAATTCAGCAGACAGAAGTGA